The Primulina huaijiensis isolate GDHJ02 chromosome 6, ASM1229523v2, whole genome shotgun sequence genomic sequence GATACTTGTTTTCTTAATATGCCATTAGATGTAGTTGGCTCTATTCTCTTCATTTGCATCCCATGTTTATGGGCATCATCATCCTCGTACACATAAGCGAATCCACCATGTCGGGTCAGATCCATACCCGCCAACTCATCTTCCTCCGAGATCCGAAGAAGCTTAAACTTATGTAGGATGTAGAACAATGGGCCCATCGTTACACTGACCCACCCAATTATCACCAAAATCTGAATGATATGGGCACCCAAAAGCTTCCCACCCCCACCCATGAACAACCCGTATGGCCGATCCGGTTTACCCGGGTACACCTCATTCACATATTTCTTGGTGGCAAACAAAGCCGTGAAGATAATCCCCCAAGCGCCGCAGCCTCCATGCAGCTGTGCCGCCTCCAATGGGTCGTCGTATCTCACCTTCTCAGCCAGCTTGTTGCACCCTATCAACACCCACGCCGCCACGAAGCCGCATATCACGGCCGCCCAGGGCTCGACCACAGAGCAACCAGCGGTAATCGCAGCGAATCCGCCCAGCAGCCCGTTGCATACATCTGTGACGTTCCAGTGCCCGGAAAGAAGACGTTTGCCGAACAAGGTGGTTAGCGCGGCGGTGCAGCCAGCTAGAGTGGTGGTCACCGCCGTCCGCCCGACCGCCGACCACTGTCCGTAGTAGCTTCCACTCGTGTACGCGCCCAGGATCTTGGTGAACGAACCAGGGTTAAATCCGTACCAGCCGAACCATAACAAGAACGTACCCAGCACAACCAACGTGGCACTGTGCCCACGTAGAGCCACGGCCCGACCCGTATGATCAAACCGTCCGATTCTAGGGCCTTCGATCAATGCTCCATATAGACCCGCAAGGCCTCCAACCATGTGAACGACGCCAGACCCGGCGAAATCAATCACTCCGGTTCCGAACAATAGGTTTCCCGTGTTACCGGCGCTGGCCCATCCGTCGGTAGACCAAAACCAGTGGGAGACAACCGGATAAACGAATCCCGTGAGGAATGAAGAGTAGATCAGATAAGCCACGAACTGGGTCCTCTCGGCTATGGAGCCGCTGGTTATTCCGGCCGCGGCTATGGCGAAAGCCCATTGGTAGAGGAAGAAACTGTAATCGAATAGGGATGACGGCATCTCCTTCAAGCCGAAGAAATGGCGGCCGATGAATCCGTTAGATGGCGAGCCAAAAGCAAAGGCAAAGCCGAACACGTAATAGAATATACCACCGGCGGCTGCGTCGAGGACGTTTGTGAGCATTATGTTCATGGTGTTCTTGGCTCGGACGGAACCGGCGCAGAGCATGGCGAATCCGAGCTGCATGGAGAAGACGAGATAGGCGGAGAAGAGGAGGTACGTGGAATCCACGGCATAGGAGGTGTCGATAAATTTGTCTGAAACAGCTGAGAATTGGTCGCAGATGTAATCAGCTACGGCTGCGGCGCCGGTTACGTTGGCACCGAATAGCGGCGCCAGTTGATCCGCTGAGCAGATCAGGGATGCCATGGTTGGGCGTGGCAGCTAGGAGAAGACAATAGGGCAGGAAACTAGAGAGAAGATTCAGTGCAGAGATGAAGAGATGCTGTT encodes the following:
- the LOC140978518 gene encoding ammonium transporter 1 member 1; translated protein: MASLICSADQLAPLFGANVTGAAAVADYICDQFSAVSDKFIDTSYAVDSTYLLFSAYLVFSMQLGFAMLCAGSVRAKNTMNIMLTNVLDAAAGGIFYYVFGFAFAFGSPSNGFIGRHFFGLKEMPSSLFDYSFFLYQWAFAIAAAGITSGSIAERTQFVAYLIYSSFLTGFVYPVVSHWFWSTDGWASAGNTGNLLFGTGVIDFAGSGVVHMVGGLAGLYGALIEGPRIGRFDHTGRAVALRGHSATLVVLGTFLLWFGWYGFNPGSFTKILGAYTSGSYYGQWSAVGRTAVTTTLAGCTAALTTLFGKRLLSGHWNVTDVCNGLLGGFAAITAGCSVVEPWAAVICGFVAAWVLIGCNKLAEKVRYDDPLEAAQLHGGCGAWGIIFTALFATKKYVNEVYPGKPDRPYGLFMGGGGKLLGAHIIQILVIIGWVSVTMGPLFYILHKFKLLRISEEDELAGMDLTRHGGFAYVYEDDDAHKHGMQMKRIEPTTSNGILRKQVS